The following are encoded together in the Vibrio sp. FE10 genome:
- a CDS encoding GIY-YIG nuclease family protein, with protein sequence MSVYLSLGKDKQGNFHHIDSQKSGKGNLACPFCHCPLIAVKGKTKAVHFRHDGETCNESLNEIPQIPAWHHFHLNYSLEIIDALKDGYQADSKSPNVFQHWKSGLHRFTRTAQRELLSRDDWTDNLIFTDTARTILGSLPLLGFSQWMRNTLQMRVHTLREAIEQGTQHRAWLEIEAHRQQAILKASLYLFEYQLEDNSVIHKVGRTSREPEQRLKETVLDLEKATGKAVVKSTILRKVANCGHVEKYVFHRYNNRLANIGSHTEYLVLDVKSLKRLKAEFTKLTNNLESFNKAERFIVTGRWKYEEKRLAASKRGIELTQRESGKFGRPKGTTVSTDDFLVKHSDIVTSLERGRSINQTAEFTGKGRSTVKRVKAALNK encoded by the coding sequence ATGTCTGTATATTTAAGCCTTGGTAAAGATAAACAAGGCAACTTTCATCACATCGACTCGCAGAAATCAGGAAAAGGTAACTTGGCCTGTCCTTTCTGTCACTGTCCTTTAATCGCTGTAAAAGGCAAAACTAAGGCAGTTCACTTCCGACATGATGGTGAGACGTGCAATGAGTCTTTGAATGAGATCCCGCAAATTCCCGCTTGGCATCACTTTCACCTCAACTATTCGCTAGAGATCATCGACGCTTTAAAGGACGGCTATCAAGCGGATAGCAAGTCGCCCAACGTATTTCAACACTGGAAGTCTGGGTTGCATCGCTTTACACGTACAGCCCAACGAGAACTGCTTAGCCGTGACGACTGGACAGATAACCTTATCTTCACCGATACCGCGAGAACTATCCTTGGTAGCTTGCCGCTACTTGGGTTTAGCCAGTGGATGCGTAACACCTTACAAATGCGCGTTCACACATTGCGCGAAGCCATTGAACAAGGGACTCAACATCGAGCATGGCTAGAAATAGAGGCGCACCGTCAGCAAGCCATTCTCAAAGCGTCACTGTATCTGTTTGAGTACCAACTAGAGGATAACAGCGTTATTCACAAAGTTGGGAGAACATCGAGAGAGCCAGAACAACGCTTAAAAGAAACGGTACTCGATCTAGAAAAAGCCACAGGCAAAGCCGTGGTAAAAAGCACTATTTTGCGCAAAGTTGCGAATTGTGGTCACGTTGAAAAGTATGTTTTTCATCGTTACAACAATCGGTTAGCTAACATTGGCTCACACACGGAATACCTGGTGCTTGATGTTAAATCATTGAAGCGATTGAAAGCAGAATTTACCAAGCTGACGAACAACCTAGAATCCTTCAACAAAGCGGAACGATTTATTGTTACTGGACGATGGAAGTATGAAGAAAAACGCCTAGCAGCATCTAAACGAGGCATCGAGCTAACCCAACGCGAAAGCGGTAAGTTTGGACGACCTAAAGGAACTACAGTCAGCACTGACGACTTTCTGGTTAAGCACTCAGATATAGTCACTAGCTTAGAACGTGGGCGCTCTATCAACCAAACAGCCGAATTTACAGGTAAAGGACGTTCAACCGTGAAGCGCGTAAAAGCAGCCTTGAATAAATGA
- a CDS encoding ParA family protein: MSTIICIVNQKGGVGKTSVCVNLGKTLSLQGKRCLFLDFDPQNNLGEALAPELASMEGFESGEHPSNVMYMFSGVVEAKPYAVNENIHVMGSSKKLASVTQDNMFDFADSLDAIKDSYDYIFIDCPPSVGALQHTALAVSNKGLIVSQAQGQSIKGVDKVMTTQAQIKKRLNPDLEIIGIVINLAERPAPKNQAEKEQDLRKHYPSLVFENKLYKTVRVSEAIETGQALVEFSPKHAEDFGFNAFVDEFQTRLEMKA; this comes from the coding sequence ATGAGCACTATCATTTGTATAGTTAATCAAAAAGGCGGCGTGGGTAAAACGTCAGTATGTGTCAACCTTGGCAAAACGCTTTCCTTGCAAGGCAAGCGTTGTCTGTTCTTGGATTTCGACCCACAAAATAACTTAGGCGAAGCACTAGCCCCTGAGCTTGCCTCAATGGAAGGTTTTGAAAGTGGCGAGCACCCGAGCAATGTTATGTACATGTTTAGCGGCGTTGTGGAAGCGAAACCGTATGCCGTGAACGAGAATATTCATGTTATGGGTAGTTCGAAAAAGTTAGCTAGCGTAACCCAAGACAATATGTTTGATTTCGCTGACAGCTTAGATGCTATTAAAGACAGCTACGACTACATATTTATTGACTGCCCGCCTAGTGTTGGCGCATTGCAACATACAGCGTTAGCTGTATCTAACAAAGGTTTGATTGTCTCTCAGGCTCAAGGACAATCCATTAAAGGTGTCGATAAGGTAATGACGACACAAGCCCAAATTAAAAAGCGCTTGAATCCAGACCTTGAAATTATCGGTATCGTTATCAATCTTGCCGAGCGACCAGCGCCTAAGAACCAAGCTGAGAAAGAACAAGACTTACGAAAACACTATCCATCATTGGTTTTTGAAAACAAACTATATAAAACCGTTCGTGTTTCTGAAGCCATTGAAACTGGTCAAGCATTGGTCGAGTTCTCTCCGAAACATGCTGAAGACTTTGGGTTTAATGCATTTGTCGATGAATTTCAAACTCGTTTGGAGATGAAAGCATGA
- a CDS encoding ParB/RepB/Spo0J family partition protein — MSLRNRAEALEGVDLLDESAVAILPGEQIVRIPKTDIYSTEQVRKNFNAESIEEMAFSLEQEGQIQPIVVSERDSRGYCIQKGERRWRGAKMSDKITHLDCLVRAPGTIWGQLAENIIREDLTPFEIGMAIEKGKKENDLDNKGVAKKLGISTPKVSAYLKAIEAPEVVKNAYSEGTIGDVDTINSLRIAHELNPDATESLLSSGDAVSRKQAQELTKELKSKKSNDASEKEQNNLTPAKKDRKAKAIRVKVDGAYGVIDITGNAVDGELMVLLDDAPEAQSVSASDIELIGYYTG, encoded by the coding sequence ATGAGCTTACGAAATAGAGCAGAGGCATTAGAAGGCGTTGACTTGTTAGATGAATCAGCAGTCGCGATACTTCCTGGTGAACAGATTGTTCGCATTCCCAAAACAGATATTTACAGTACCGAACAGGTAAGAAAGAACTTTAACGCTGAAAGTATTGAAGAAATGGCTTTTAGCTTGGAGCAAGAAGGGCAAATCCAACCTATTGTTGTCAGTGAGCGTGATTCTCGTGGTTACTGTATTCAAAAGGGCGAGCGCCGTTGGAGAGGAGCTAAGATGAGTGACAAGATCACGCATTTAGATTGTCTCGTTCGAGCGCCTGGTACCATCTGGGGCCAGCTTGCTGAAAATATCATTCGTGAAGATTTGACTCCTTTTGAAATCGGCATGGCCATCGAAAAAGGTAAAAAAGAGAACGACCTTGATAATAAGGGTGTGGCCAAGAAATTAGGTATTTCTACACCTAAAGTCAGCGCATACTTAAAGGCAATTGAAGCGCCAGAAGTGGTGAAAAACGCTTATAGCGAGGGAACTATTGGTGATGTCGATACCATCAATTCGCTTCGCATAGCCCATGAACTAAACCCTGATGCCACAGAGAGCTTACTGTCTAGCGGTGATGCTGTTTCGCGTAAACAAGCGCAAGAGCTGACCAAGGAACTTAAGAGCAAGAAGTCAAACGATGCTTCAGAGAAAGAGCAAAATAATCTAACACCCGCCAAAAAAGATCGCAAAGCTAAAGCGATTCGAGTAAAAGTTGATGGTGCATACGGTGTCATCGATATCACTGGAAATGCCGTAGATGGTGAGCTCATGGTGCTGCTAGATGATGCTCCAGAGGCGCAGAGTGTATCTGCGTCTGATATTGAGCTGATTGGCTATTACACTGGTTGA